Below is a window of Impatiens glandulifera chromosome 2, dImpGla2.1, whole genome shotgun sequence DNA.
CCAAGATCAAATCCATCTTCCGAGTCGATTCCCGCGCCCGTTGGCACACCAAATTTCTCGTAGTTCTTCAGGTGGTCCAAATAATCAGTTATCTCCTTCAGCTCCGGCGCTTCTTGTTTGGAAGAGAAACTTCTGAAGCGGGATTGTAGATAGCTGATAACGCCGGTGGTTGCAGAGGCGAGGTTTACTTTGCCCTTGAAGATTATTGAACATCTTCTACTAAACTCAGGGATCCCCATTTCCTCCTTTCCCAACTTCAACTTCTCGATtgagaaaatgaagaattttGTAATTGGTAGAAAGAATCAGagtattttttcaattataccCACTTTTCCGTTTACTCtccaaaataacattttatatttaaacccattaattatttcattttataaatataaaatatatataattaaaaataataatttttaattaaataattaaaattaattttaaaatattatacattaatatatatatatatatatatattttaaatgcatataatataatataaatgatatcGATCGGGTCCAGGTAACCTTCGGTCTGGATGCTAAGGACTCTCGCTCGGTCCTTGGCCGAGATTATCGGTCTAGGTGTATAAACTTATCGATAATGGGTTAGCCCTAAGTTAagtttctcggtcgaggtgtataaatcTCTCGGTCATAGGCTAGCTCTGGGATAAGTCCCTCGGTTCCGAGTTCGGGATCTCTCGTTCCCGGGTTAGGGATTCTCAGTCCCGAGTTTGGGATTCTCGATCCCAatgtcagacctctcggtcctagtcgTTTAAACATGACgacaaaaacaatacaaaaacacAAGTATTCACGTAATCACTAACACCAAAAACACAACGAGATTAACCATTTCAGAGCAATAATggaaacataaaaaaaagtgttaattCAACGACGAGCTCAAAATTTCTCAAAAAGATCGATGAGTTTATCGACCACTCCCATCAATTTTCCAAAAGAGATATCCAatatcgtcataataatagcgTTGTTGAGTAAACGCATTTATCGACCGCAATCAATGAACGTCTTACGTTTTTTTCGAGTCAAATAGTTCAGCATAAAATAATCGGGATATTAACACATAAATTCAATCCAACCGAACTCACGACTTAAGCATCACTCACTCGATGTCATGTTTAAAAGTAGGTTCTGATCAATGTCATTTTTTGCAATGAATAtacaaaatgatatattattaaattttatgattttttccACATAAccattaaataatattcatttaatagcattaaaatgaatttatttggaAAACGGTTGAAATTCTATAATGTATAGTCCTCATTACTCCGGACTATAGAATAAATTAAGGTGGAAGCGGGAAGACGTTACCCGCCGCCGGCCATTGTTAGAGGTAATTTTACAGTATTGTATATATATGTCTTCATTGTTTGACGAACATACTGAGTCATCTTACTGTTAGTTCTTAATTTACATATGTAAGACCTTGTCGAACAAGAGATTCTGAAGTATGTTTCTGAAGGACTTGTGCACAGAACTAGGGCTTCATTTCAAGTTTTTAGCTCCTTAATTTGTTCTTTATCTTGACAACATTTTGAACTAGGACTTCTTACAGACTTACACTTTGGAAACTGGTTCTGTCCGTATATGAAAACATCAAGGTTCACACTTATCAAAACATTTTGTCTCTGCTTCAAAGCTTGAGGAAATTGTTGAAAATGTGTTAGTTTTGTATGAGATTGTTAATGTTATAACAGTTTGTCTGTTCATCACTGTATTATTCACTTCAATGCTTCCTTTTTGCTTGCACTTATTTTGGTACAATGCATAGACTATTTTCAATTGTCTTCAATTATTCATGTTTTTAGAGTATTCCAAATGTTTGTAGGTTTTGAGAGCATATGGAGTTAGATCAGGAAGCAGTTACTTTTCCTGATATATATGAACTACAAAAGAAATTGGAAGAAAGTATTAATAAGTCCCGAGAATGGGAAGAGAGGGCTAGGAAAGCTGAAGAGAGGTGCATAAAATTGGAATTGTACAGTCGGGTGGAGAACGAGACCAGGTTTGAAACCCCGGAGCGCAATGATAGAGCGTTGGTTGGAACAGCTAgggttgaagatgatgatgtaCCAGTAAAGGCAAGAGAAAATGATCTTGAAGAACAAACTACTGATCTAGTGAAAAATAAAACTGGATTTACTGTAGAAGGACAGTGTGGTCTGCAAGATACCGATGAGAAGAATGAAGAGGATATAGTTACTCAGTTGATGATTGAAAACAGTGTTTTGGACTATGAGAAAAAGAAGGCTGAAAGTGAGGTTGAACTGTTGAAGATCAAGCACCGAGAACTGGAATGTCGATTTGAGATGCTCCTGAGAGGTGAGAAAGATACATTTGCTGGAAGCACAAGTAAACACCAGAAGACTATGGAAACACATGAAAATGTTCaggatgttaatgaacttgaaAATCTGCAAGTAGAAGGTACAAGTGGAATAGCTCTTTTGATTATATATGTCATAACtttattgtttgaatttattcaattatttttattagccAAGGTTCTCAGTGCCTCTGAATTACTTGCACATATTTTCTATTGAAAGTGGTATTTCATAGCTTGATCATTTTTGTTTTCATGTGTGTGTTTTGTAAATCTAGCAGGAACGCCTTCCATTCGAACACCAAACAAGCATTCTAGGAATGTCAAAGAAAGAAATAGGAGCATGCTTTCTGGAACTCAGCTGAGCCATGGAGGCAAGGTGAAAAAACAGTTGAAGTATGATGGAGATTATTTGGCTCCATTGACTCCTTCTGTTGTGAAGTCTTCTCTCTATAGCTGCATTGATATCAGTGACAATGAGGATCAACCTCATGGAGTTGATGTCCCTGATGAAAGTGATGAAGATTCAAGTGGAAAAAATGAAATGTCACTTATTATTAAACGAACCCCAAGAAAGAGAAAGGCATTGAATGTGGTCTATAGTGATGGTGAAGATGACGATAATTCAGAGAAACTAACTGATGATGTGGAAGATTCTTCTGAAGATGAACTTAGAAAACAAACACAGAAAAGAAGAAGACGGCTGGTTTCATTGAGTAATCAACAACACCGGAAATATGATCCTGAAATTTCTATTAACGAGTCTTCTGAAGATCAAGAAGAGGAAAGCACAACTAGGTCCGATGATGACAACAAATATGCTTCTTCCATTCCAAGTTGTTCGACCGAGTCAAGAGAAGTATCAgacaatgatgatgatgatgttgaagagTATAAGAGTAATTACGATTGGCAATTTGAGGGTGAAATGCTTGCTGTATTCGGTAAGGATGTTAAGATGTGCATGAGGGCAGTTTGTGCACTCTATAGGCAGCAGACCTTAGATGAGAAAACAAGCAAGGGAACAATATATCATAATGGACGAGGTTTTAGCAAGTTCGATGCATCAAGGTAAGAACTGAATATCTATAACGAATAACATATTTCTGATAATCTATAAATCCCAGATGAATTATTATCATGCAGGGGTACCAATTTGGCAGAGTTTCTTACAGGGGGTGATCCAGAAGGTGATCTGACCAAAAAGGTGGAGGAGCTAAAAGAGTTCAATACAGAGGCACCTGATTTGTGCGTAACTCTGGCATTCCGCTACTCTAATCAATTATTCAGAATCTACAAGAATAAAGAAGATCCCTTTTTCCTCCCCTCCTGAATCCCTATACAAATCTTCTTCGAAGATTGAGGTACTATCTCTATACACAATAATATACAGTTGTTACTTCATGTCTtgcaaacaaacaaaaaaaggGAGAATTAGACAATTAGTGGGGTTTAGACAGCACTATATGGAGATGTTATATTGAGAAAAACTAGCTGGCATGGAATTAGACAGCTCTATCTATGTATGgcatataaattagatttttttatttatttttgtttaatcatGGAGCTCCTCTCCTCCCACATGGATGATTGCACATTGGTATGAAGAGAAATGAATAATTCATACAgctaatacaaaaaaaaaaagatccaAGGAGAATAGACATGTTGGCAGCAGCTAATAAAGAAAACTACAAAGGTGCAGTGACATTGTCTCTCAGAATGGTTTTTAAAATGATAGATCCAAATTTGCTAAAAGTAATGTGTTGTTTGAAATCTGCAAACAATAGACCTTAATATTGATGAAATGAAACTGCAGGTCCTTGAGGCCTGAAGAAATTGAAGATGCTAGAGAGAAGTCGAAATGtgaaattagaatttgaattttgaacagAAGAGAACAAAAGAAGGATGAAATTGAGAAGGTGCAGAACATGTGGGAAGGACCCTACTACATTACAACAACATGGTACAAactttacataattttatatatgatttattgtGTGGGGGCTCCTTCATTTGTCCTATATCACCCACCACTATCTTCTCAACAGGGCAGGCACTGTTTCTGAGCCATCTATAATTGCTGTCTATTAACTCAAAGCCTTTGCTCCAAAAGTATCAATCtgatctctctttctctctctgtcTTTCTGTCTGTCTGCAACTCTGGTGGAGGGAGGGAGGAGAAGGTTGAGAAAATGGAGATCACGAGCAGGGTTTGGTTGGTTATGGTAGCAGCAGTGAGTCTCATATTCTCAATGGTTTCTTCTCAGTCGGCAATGGCTCAATCACCTGCACCTGCCCCTCTTCCCGCCAGTGATGGTATGATTAGTTCTtgaatcattaattaattaattagcagATAGATAGAGCTTAGAAGATCTCTCTGTTTTAGATAATGATGATCTCGATTTGATTGTTTGAAAGGGACGGCAATTGATCAAGGAGTAGCATGTGTGCTGATGCTATTGGCATTGGTGCTAACCTACATCATTCATTAATTCCCACCAAGGAAGGGGAAGGAAGAATCTCTAGATAGACTATCTAGGGAGGaggtttatgatatttttaatgttagatcaacaaatattttattattttcttcatgaattatgtataaaaaaaaatattatccttgctttttattaattattttgcaCTTCTTACTCATGGTAAATCGTGTAGTAATTTAGAATTCATTTTAATCTTCAGCTTTTCACGATGAAAATcagtaaatgttttttttaacaaattggTCCCgctctatatttaaaaaaaattgctaCCAAACAATCTTAATCTCCTTGATTGGGTATGACCCACAAAATCCCGACAACCTtacaacattaattaatttataaacctacaaaataagattttaatgtttatttaataatttagttacTCTAGATTTTGGTTAGTCTGTAATTGATTTGATTGTATTTAGTATCATAGATAATTGTGATATATAGTTTTGATTGAAATTGTTTCTTAAAAGAATTATCACAATATTGTACAAAATTATGCCAGAAAACACTAAATGCAGGTATATATTTGTATTCAAAACAATTTAGTTTCAACCTCATTTTGTTGCTAAAAAGTCGATGTACATGTTCAACCCAGTGGAATATGGAAACAGAAGACATAAAGCCTAAGAAATAACATGTCAAAATAACAAATGGCATAACAaggaaaaaacatatatatgaaAGGTTAGTTGGAATTGAATATTCAAACCCTTAACCCCGAACAAGCCCTCCATGTTCATAGAATGGCTAAAAGCCAAGAATATTTAAAACTGTTTATTCAGACATGACAAAAACTGTAAACTGAGTTATAGCTACCGAGAGGCCATACAACAAATAACCCAgcaaaaaaacaaaactcttTGTACTAGTCAGAAACAACCTAAGGAGCAACAACTCCCATCTTCTATGTCTCAGTACATATAAAGACGTGTTTTTCTCAAACCGAAGAGCATCTACATGCTAGCAAAATTGCTCTCCACTTTTTGTCTGCCGCATTACATATATCAACTATACCAcctttctttaaaatattaaaataataaaaataataataacatatactTCCCCTGTCAAGTCAGCTATATATACTAACTTTCCTCCAGAAGAAGAAGGTTGAAGTGTTGTCTTGTGTCAGTTATTGTCTTCTATTTTCGTCatcaagatgaagaagaagaatttgcATAGGGATTGTGTAGACAGTATTTCACTACTTCATAAAATGAAACCACAATCCCAACAGAAGGTCCTGCACGAGCAACACGAGGCCCTGCCCCTGTAAACAGACCCTTCAACCCTCCATCCCTGCACACAACACAATATCACATTTCATTCTATACccaattttaattcaaatgatcACTTTCTACTACTTGGTCCCcaatcataaatttaaatggAATAGCAGATAAAAACACAATCTCTTGACCCTAGAATCAGCAACTGAACGGCCTTGTTTGATGTCGGTTATTTCAGATTAATTCCAAATAACTCAATCTAACAACATTCTACTATCAATCacatcatcaaccaaaataaccTGATTTACAATAACCTgcatcaaacaagattatttggaaataaccacTAGGTTATTCAATtaaccctagatcaaacaaggtcGTTTACATGTACAGAAACACCTAGAACTGAGTGTATGGCGGTCACCAGACTTTCCTCCAATAAATTAATCAACAAAAAAGTGTTGAATGTTGCATTAGGGTAACCCTAGGTTAGCATCTCCAGTTCATTGATAAACAACAATACACATAAGAGAGAAAAAGTGCATACCTCCAAACCTCCGCTAGTGTTCGCCATGTAGTCATCCTTAATGCCCTTGCAGGATCTTTCTGGAAAGTAATAAACAGAATAACATTAACATGGCCCAGAAGGAAGATGCAAGTTAAATACAGTCAATGCATATAAATTTCTAGCCTTCCACACATGAAGAGAAAAAAAGTGAAATTTTATTCCAAGGGTAATAATTACAAACCTCTATTTGCCGTCTCGTTTTAGCAACATCCAACGGGCATGTAGCAGCAGCAGCGAGGCTTCCCGCAACAAAACCAGCAGAGAAGTTTGCCCCAAGGACTGTAGCAACATTGGCATCATTTCCAACTATACCTTGAAGTCTTCTCCGAACCTGTTTTAGTTAATAAGCCATGTGGTCAAATTTCAGGCATAATATTCCTATCATTCAACACCCATCACGTCAAGTAAGAATAATGCAAAAGACAATTTCTTACTGGCTCAAGGGTTGACCAACAAATTGCAGAGAAAGGAACATCTCGAGCAAGCTGGGCACCAAGTCCGGTCCATAGTACTCTATAACTATGTGCTATAAATACAACAAATAACCCTAATCAATTGGATAAATAGAAAAAGAGAGAGCCCATCttttatccaaaaacaaaaGGAAAGACTACCCTAATGCAAAGtcaataaaaaaagttattgcAAGTTTTTTCAGACAGAACATCAGATGATAACAATAACTTATGTCTTGTATTTGGAAATTAGTATTTTGTCACTATCTCATTGGAAATCGTCATTGTTATAACTTGTTTCCGTGTAAGACTTCTTTGTTGAAAgatcagattttttttaatcatgatCATATTCAGTTGGTATACAAATCCTTTTCTACACCattatccaaattatagtgTACTTTTATGCTTTATTTGGTATAGAGATTAATCTTGGATTATGATGAGATTATTTTGTAGATGATTGTAATTTTTGACATTCATAACAAATGTTGATTTTTTCGGATCATGGTcaacttgattttttttgtatcaAAACAGACAAATAAAGGCATTCATGACAAGCGCAAAGGCCAAgacaaaacaataaatattcTTACTGTTTTGAAGACCACTTGTGTTTTTGGCATTAGAGACCGCTTCAAACAAGGTCTTCAAGACTCCTGGGGGCTTCTTACCAGTGTGAATTTCCTTGAAGGCCTACCATGAATAAGACCGTGAAAATGAAATACCAAACAAGCTGAAGGAAGCATAAATCTAACGAGAGAACATGATAAATGCAATACATGAACATCTTAAGAAAAGGGAGTCAATAACATCTGAAATGATTTAAAAGCGTTGATACATGTGAAACAGTCAATCAAAATGAATGGGGCA
It encodes the following:
- the LOC124927111 gene encoding uncharacterized protein LOC124927111 isoform X1, with the protein product MLSGTQLSHGGKVKKQLKYDGDYLAPLTPSVVKSSLYSCIDISDNEDQPHGVDVPDESDEDSSGKNEMSLIIKRTPRKRKALNVVYSDGEDDDNSEKLTDDVEDSSEDELRKQTQKRRRRLVSLSNQQHRKYDPEISINESSEDQEEESTTRSDDDNKYASSIPSCSTESREVSDNDDDDVEEYKSNYDWQFEGEMLAVFGKDVKMCMRAVCALYRQQTLDEKTSKGTIYHNGRGFSKFDASRGTNLAEFLTGGDPEGDLTKKVEELKEFNTEAPDLCVTLAFRYSNQLFRIYKNKEDPFFLPS
- the LOC124927111 gene encoding uncharacterized protein LOC124927111 isoform X2; the encoded protein is MLSGTQLSHGGKVKKQLKYDGDYLAPLTPSVVKSSLYSCIDISDNEDQPHGVDVPDESDEDSSGKNEMSLIIKRTPRKRKALNVVYSDGEDDDNSEKLTDDVEDSSEDELRKQTQKRRRRLVSLSNQQHRKYDPEISINESSEDQEEESTTRSDDDNKYASSIPSCSTESREVSDNDDDDVEEYKSNYDWQFEGEMLAVFGKDVKMCMRAVCALYRQQTLDEKTSKGTIYHNGRGFSKFDASR